A window of Microbacterium luteolum contains these coding sequences:
- a CDS encoding GCN5 family acetyltransferase, which yields MSGAHDFSLRSYAETLDAYVAAGYAVSSFENYLDAARERHLILRHDIDNSIELAVQVARIDSRHGCTSSFFIRVHAHGYNPLSLPSLLAIREIEELGHEVQLHLEGGLREWLGSSNLDWAHRQRTIFEAAVGRPISGLSLHEPARMGGASFADELVREWGLRYHAYEERFMNPSMKYLSDSSGRWREGHFGSWVGREPLMHVLTHPFWWYERVPAENY from the coding sequence GGAGACGCTGGATGCGTACGTCGCCGCGGGATATGCGGTCTCGAGCTTCGAGAACTATCTCGACGCTGCCCGCGAGCGACACCTCATCCTCCGCCACGACATCGACAACAGCATCGAGCTGGCGGTCCAAGTGGCGCGGATCGATTCTCGACACGGATGCACGTCGAGCTTCTTCATCCGTGTGCATGCGCACGGATACAACCCCCTGAGCCTTCCTTCGCTGCTGGCGATACGTGAGATCGAGGAACTCGGGCATGAAGTGCAGCTCCACCTCGAAGGCGGACTGCGAGAGTGGCTCGGATCGAGCAACCTCGACTGGGCCCACCGGCAGCGAACGATCTTCGAAGCCGCGGTCGGGCGCCCGATCAGTGGGCTGAGCCTTCATGAGCCGGCGCGGATGGGGGGTGCCTCGTTCGCGGACGAACTGGTGCGCGAGTGGGGCCTCCGCTACCACGCCTATGAGGAGCGGTTCATGAACCCCTCCATGAAGTACCTCAGCGATTCGAGCGGACGATGGCGTGAGGGTCACTTCGGGTCGTGGGTCGGCAGGGAGCCTCTCATGCATGTGCTCACGCACCCCTTCTGGTGGTACGAGAGAGTTCCCGCCGAGAACTACTAG